One window of the Megalops cyprinoides isolate fMegCyp1 chromosome 2, fMegCyp1.pri, whole genome shotgun sequence genome contains the following:
- the LOC118772196 gene encoding NACHT, LRR and PYD domains-containing protein 12-like yields MVNFYGEKRALKITVAILKKIPRNDLAQRLGGDVLRRVQTKLKSKLVIKFKCIFEGTSKQGHDIHLNNIYTELYITEGESGHINSEHEVRQIETASKETKQSAIKCNNIFKPLPGQDKSIRIVLTNGVSGIGKTVSVQKFILDWAEGKANQDVHFIFPLPFRELNLMGKENYSLIQLIEYFFPEMKEFESILNDQYKVLFIFDGLDECRLQLDFKNSRNCCDITASTSVDVLLTNLIKGNLLPSALLWITTRPAAANQIHSEHIYQVRHTEVRGFNDPQKEEYFRKRFSDQNLASRIITHIKSSRSLYIMCHIPVFCWLAATVLGKMMSESESGEIPKTLTQMYTHFLVIQMTIKNQKYPGKTETNSVLKKELILKLGKLAFQQLEKGNLIFYEEDLKESDIDVNEASVRSGVCTELFREEAGMEMKVYSFVHLSIQEYLAALYVFLSYRNSNRNVMDRSFHGGFFRLIPRSKLALLLKTAVKLALQSENGHLDLFLRFLLGLSLDSNQTLLRGLLTQRGSSSQSIKKTVQYIKDKIRENPSPERSINLFHCLNELNDHSLVEEIQSYLSSGSLSKQVLSPAQWSALVFVLLTSEEELNVFDLKKYIRSDEGLLRLLPVIKASTRALLNSCNLSKECCEALTSAISSNSSSLRELDLSDNDLQDSGVELLSAGLKNPHCKLETLSLNSCNLSKECCEVLASAISSNSSSLRELDLSDNDLQDSGVEWLSAGLEDPNCKLKSLRLSLCGVTKGGCIFLGSTLCSNPSYLRELDLSYNCITNAGVKLLSTGLEDPNCKLETLRLNSCNLSKECCEVLASAISSNSSSLRELDLSDNELQDSGVELLSDGLGNPHCKLEILRLSLCGVTERGCASLASALHSNPSHLRELDLSYNYPSNPAVEKLSTQLKDPDCTLEKLR; encoded by the exons ATGGTGAATTTCTATGGTGAAAAAAGGGCCCTCAAGATCACTGTGGCAATCCTGAAGAAAATTCCACGAAATGATCTCGCACAGAGACTGGGGG gTGATGTTCTGAGAAGGGTGCAAACCAAACTGAAATCCAAGCTGGtgatcaaattcaaatgcatatttgagGGGACTAGCAAACAAGGACATGACATTCATCTCAATAATATCTACACAGAGTTGTACATAACAGAAGGGGAAAGTGGGCACATCAATAGTGAGCATGAGGTGAGACAGATTGAAACAGCATCTAAGGAAACAAAGCAGAGTGCAATCAAATGCAACAACATCTTTAAACCCTTACCTGGTCAAGACAAATCCATCAGAATTGTTCTGACAAATGGTGTTTCTGGTattggaaaaacagtctctgtgcagaagttcattcttgactgggcagaaggaaaagccaatcaggatgttcatttcatatttcctcTACCTTTCCGAGAGCTGAATTTGATGGGGAAGGAAAATTATAGTTTGATACAACTAATTGAGTACTTTTTCCCAGAAATGAAAGAGTTTGAATCCATCCTGAATGACCAGTACAaagttttgttcatctttgatggtctggatgaGTGTCGACTTCAGTTAGATTTCAAGAACAGCAGAAACTGTTGTGACATAACGGCGTCAACATCAGTGGAtgtgctgctgacaaacctcattaaggggaatctgcttccctctgctctcctctggatcaccACCCGACCAgcggcagccaatcagattcaTTCTGAACATATCTATCAGGTACGACATACAGAGGTAAGAGGGTTTAATGATCCACAAAAGGAGGAGTACTTTAGGAAGAGATTCAGTGATCAGAACCTGGCCAGCAGAATTATCACACACATAAAGTCATCAAGGAGCCTCTACATCATGTGCCACATACCAGTCTTCTGTTGGCTTGCAGCCACTGTGCTTGGGAAAATGATGAGTGAGTCAGAGAGTGGAGAAATCCCTAAGACTCTGACTCAAATGTACACGCACTTTCTAGTCATTCAGATGACAATAAAGAATCAGAAGTACCCTGGAAAAACTGAGACAAATTCTGTTTTGAAGAAAGAACTTATTCTCAAACTGGGGAAGTTGGCTTTTCAACAGCTGGAAAAAGGAAATCTGATTTTCTATGAAGAAGACCTGAAAGAAAGTGACATTGATGTCAATGAAGCTTCCGTGCGCTCTGGGGTATGCACTGAACTCTTCAGAGAAGAGGCTGGAATGGAAATGAAAGTGTACTCctttgtgcatctgagcatTCAGGAATATCTTGctgctctgtatgtgtttctgtcatatagaaacagtaacagaaatGTCATGGACCGCAGCTTCCACGGTGGTTTCTTTAGGTTGATCCCTCGCTCAAAATTAGCTTTGTTGCTCAAGACGGCAGTAAAGCTGGCCTTGCAGAGTGAGAATGGACACCTGGACCTTTTCCTCCGCTTCCTTCTTGGCCTCTCACTGGACTCCAATCAGACTCTCTTACGAGGCCtactcacacagagaggaagcagctCACAGAGCATTAAGAAAACAGTCCAGTACATTAAAGACAAGATCAGGGAGAATCCCTCTCCAGAGAGGTCCATcaatctgttccactgtctgaatgaactgaatgaccATTCTCTAGTGGAAGAAATCCAAAGTTACCTGAGCTCAGGAAGTCTTTCCAAGCAAGTTCTCTCACCTGCACAGTGGTCAGCTCTGGTCTTTGTGTTGTTGACATCAGAAGAGGAGCTGAATGTGTTTGACTTGAAGAAATACATCAGATCAGATGAAGGTCTTCTGAGACTGCTGCCAGTGATCAAGGCCTCCACAAGAGCTTT GCTGAACAGCTGTAACCTCAGTAAGGAATGCTGTGAAGCTCTGACCTCGGCtatcagctcaaactcctccagtctgagagagctggacctgagtgacaatgacctgcaggattcaggagtggagctgctctctgctggactaaagaatccacactgtaaactagAGACACTGAG TCTGAACAGTTGCAACCTCAGTAAGGAATGCTGTGAAGTGCTGGCCTCAGCtatcagctcaaactcctccagtctgagagagctggacctgagtgacaatgacctgcaggattcaggagtggagtggctctctgctggactggaggatccaaactgtaaactgaaGTCACTGAG GTTGTCACTATGTGGAGTCACAAAGGGAGGTTGTATTTTTCTGGGTTCCACTCTGTGTTCAAATCCCTCATACCTCAGAGAGCTTGATCTGAGCTACAACTGCATAACAAATGCAGGGGTGAAGCTGCTCTCTACTGGACTTGAGGACCCcaactgtaaactggagactCTGAG GTTGAACAGTTGCAACCTCAGTAAGGAATGCTGTGAAGTGCTGGCCTCAGCtatcagctcaaactcctccagtctgagagagctggacctgagtgacaatgagctgcaggattcaggagtggagctgctctctgatggactggggaatccacactgtaaactggagataCTGAG gctgtcactgtgtggagtcacagagagaggctgtgcttctctggcttctGCTCTGcattcaaacccctcacacctgagagagctggatctgagtTACAATTACCCAAGCAACCCAGCAGTGGAAAAGCTCTCTACACAGCTCAAAGATCCTGATTGTACACTGGAAAAACTGAGGTAA